A region from the Streptomyces sp. 3214.6 genome encodes:
- a CDS encoding PPOX class F420-dependent oxidoreductase, producing the protein MTQDTTQNALLALLSEGRGGVLVTLKRDGRPQLSNVSHHYYPDEGVIRISVTDGRAKTRNLRRDPRASYHVSAPDHRAYTVAEGTAGLTPVAEDPYDDTVEELIRLYRDVMGEHPDWEDYRAAMVRDRRLVLRLRVERAYGIPKGANAG; encoded by the coding sequence ATGACTCAGGACACGACGCAGAACGCACTGCTCGCGCTGCTCTCCGAGGGCCGCGGCGGGGTGCTGGTCACCCTCAAGCGAGACGGCCGCCCCCAGCTGTCGAACGTCTCGCACCACTACTACCCGGACGAGGGCGTCATCCGGATCTCCGTCACGGACGGCCGCGCCAAGACCCGCAACCTGCGCCGTGATCCCCGGGCCTCGTACCACGTGAGCGCCCCCGACCATCGTGCCTACACGGTCGCCGAGGGCACCGCCGGCCTCACGCCGGTCGCCGAGGACCCCTACGACGACACCGTCGAGGAACTGATCCGCCTCTATCGTGACGTCATGGGCGAGCACCCCGACTGGGAGGACTACCGCGCCGCCATGGTCCGCGACCGCCGCCTGGTGCTGCGCCTGCGCGTCGAGCGGGCGTACGGCATCCCGAAGGGCGCCAATGCCGGCTAG
- a CDS encoding TetR/AcrR family transcriptional regulator, with the protein MHRPEPPDQHSSNQHSTDQHSPYQQSSDQDLRTRLVDVGVELVSREGVGALTLREIARRAGVSHGAPRRYFPTHLELLSAIAHRGFTDLGVRVTASGAGDDASADPHGRVAELARVYLEFALENPGMYELMFRHDLLESGHLRLRDTSLPLFGVLVGLIGRARPDADARAVAGALWANLHGIAQLWRWGSLQLATGADDFAALLHTALDAHLGPRAAR; encoded by the coding sequence ATGCATAGACCGGAGCCGCCTGACCAGCACTCGTCCAACCAGCACTCGACCGACCAGCACTCGCCCTATCAGCAGTCCTCCGATCAGGACCTGCGCACCCGCCTCGTCGATGTCGGCGTGGAGCTGGTGTCCCGGGAGGGCGTCGGGGCGCTGACGCTACGGGAGATCGCCCGCCGGGCGGGCGTCTCGCACGGGGCGCCGCGCCGCTACTTCCCCACCCATCTGGAGCTGCTGTCGGCCATCGCCCACCGGGGTTTCACCGACCTCGGCGTACGCGTGACGGCGAGCGGCGCCGGCGATGACGCGAGCGCGGACCCACACGGACGGGTGGCCGAACTGGCCCGCGTCTACCTGGAGTTCGCCCTGGAGAACCCCGGAATGTACGAGCTGATGTTCCGTCATGACCTGCTGGAGAGCGGTCACTTGCGACTGCGGGACACCAGTCTGCCGTTGTTCGGCGTGCTGGTGGGCCTGATCGGCCGGGCGCGCCCCGACGCCGACGCGCGAGCCGTCGCGGGCGCACTGTGGGCGAACCTGCACGGCATCGCCCAGCTGTGGCGCTGGGGAAGCCTCCAACTCGCCACGGGCGCCGACGACTTCGCCGCGCTCCTGCACACGGCTTTGGACGCGCATCTCGGTCCGCGGGCCGCGAGGTGA